One stretch of Prunus persica cultivar Lovell chromosome G1, Prunus_persica_NCBIv2, whole genome shotgun sequence DNA includes these proteins:
- the LOC18791072 gene encoding uncharacterized protein LOC18791072 isoform X5, with protein sequence MAGEKKIEKGEPISTVLTADSVTGLSQQEVVSGKDGIPSDPIPSMSSLLDSNSSIKGETDQDSVGEHGVYYQPTSCYNYYYPAGYNGSFTQMDDHGYLHANNQHTGVQSDNGSMVYYLPGYNPYAPGTLMGIDGQGVGQQQYFPSSGYMQPPVSYGSEAAPCYSWDTTFVGDVSTAANSGFGNVKVGPGSAALSKSGGFISTKTNGNLHSRFSKSLPHTQPFKSLNKVSHLGNDFSAGLLKGYNPAGRFKSRENYNRNEDFESSTELTRGPRSRNKSAPLDSAIEKEELSFTVHRDQYNLPDFQTDYEKAKFYVIKSYSEDDVHKSIKYDVWASTPNGNKKLDASFRDAESKSRETGTQCPIFLFFSVNGSGQFIGLAEMAGQVDFNKDMDFWQVDKWSGFFPVKWHVIKDIPNTQLRHIILENNDNRPVTFTRDTQEIGLKQGLEMLNIFKSYTAKTSLLDDFIFYEDREKSLKAKRSSKPATLKMETYDNNDITKHINSGGRNVDDESAGIRMASDRASLISLTKNLSLNGCP encoded by the exons GAGAGCCTATATCCACTGTACTGACGGCAGATTCTGTTACCGGATTGAGTCAGCAAGAAGTG GTATCTGGAAAAGACGGAATACCATCTGATCCAATCCCCTCCATGTCTTCTTTATTGGATTCCAACTCTAGCATCAAAGGTGAGACTGATCAAGATTCAGTTGGAGAGCATGGTGTTTACTATCAACCTACTAGCTGTTACAATTATTATTACCCAG CAGGTTATAATGGATCGTTTACACAGATGGATGATCATGGTTATTTACACGCTAATAATCAGCATACG GGTGTGCAGTCTGACAATGGTTCAATGGTCTATTATCTTCCGGGCTATAACCCATATGCCCCGGGAACTCTTATGGGAATTGACGGCCAAGGTGTTGGTCAACAGCAGTATTTTCCTTCCTCAGGATATATGCAACCTCCTGTTTCCTATGGTTCAGAAGCTGCGCCATGTTATTCATGGGATACAACATTTGTTGGAGACGTCTCTACTGCAGCGAATTCTGGTTTTGGAAATGTAAAGGTCGGTCCAGGTTCTGCTGCTTTGTCTAAGTCGGGTGGCTTTATTTCGACTAAAACCAATGGCAATCTTCATAGCAGATTTTCCAAGTCTCTCCCTCATACACAACCCTTCAAATCATTAAACAAG GTATCGCATTTGGGCAATGATTTCTCAGCGGGTCTTTTGAAGGGGTACAACCCAGCTGGAAG ATTTAAGTCCAGGGAAAACTATAACAGGAATGAAGATTTTGAATCCTCAACTGAGCTGACACGTGGTCCAAGGTCCCGAAACAAGAGTGCTCCTTTAGATTCAGCAATTGAGAAGGAAGAACTATCGTTTACAGTCCATAGAGATCAATATAATCTACCAGATTTTCAGACTGATTATGAAAAAGCGAAGTTTTATGTCATCAAGTCTTACAGTGAGGATGACGTCCATAAGTCCATTAAATATGATGTTTGGGCCAGCACTCCAAACGGCAATAAAAAACTAGATGCGTCATTTCGTGATGCTGAATCAAAATCTAGGGAGACAGGCACACAGTGtcccatcttcctcttcttctcg GTAAATGGAAGTGGACAGTTTATCGGCCTAGCTGAGATGGCTGGCCAGGTGGATTTCAATAAAGATATGGATTTCTGGCAAGTTGACAAGTGGAGTGGTTTCTTCCCAGTAAAATGGCATGTAATAAAGGACATACCTAACACTCAATTGCGGCATATTATCCTCGAAAATAATGATAACAGACCTGTAACTTTTACCCGGGACACTCAAGAG aTTGGACTGAAGCAAGGTTTGGAAATGCTGAACATATTTAAAAGCTACACAGCTAAAACATCATTGTTagatgattttattttctatgagGATCGAGAAAAGTCTCTGAAAGCCAAGAGGAGCAGTAAGCCTGCAACTTTGAAGATGGAAACTTATGACAATAATGATATTACT aaacatataaattcaggAGGGAGAAACGTTGATGATGAATCAGCTGGAATAAGGATGGCTTCCGATCGAGCATCTCTCATTTCACTCACCAAAAATCTTTCCCTCAATGGTTGCCCATGA
- the LOC18791072 gene encoding uncharacterized protein LOC18791072 isoform X6, which yields MSSLLDSNSSIKGETDQDSVGEHGVYYQPTSCYNYYYPGYNGSFTQMDDHGYLHANNQHTGVQSDNGSMVYYLPGYNPYAPGTLMGIDGQGVGQQQYFPSSGYMQPPVSYGSEAAPCYSWDTTFVGDVSTAANSGFGNVKVGPGSAALSKSGGFISTKTNGNLHSRFSKSLPHTQPFKSLNKVSHLGNDFSAGLLKGYNPAGRFSSFANQKYGLFPPNGHMNYKSNARILNGNDRFKSRENYNRNEDFESSTELTRGPRSRNKSAPLDSAIEKEELSFTVHRDQYNLPDFQTDYEKAKFYVIKSYSEDDVHKSIKYDVWASTPNGNKKLDASFRDAESKSRETGTQCPIFLFFSVNGSGQFIGLAEMAGQVDFNKDMDFWQVDKWSGFFPVKWHVIKDIPNTQLRHIILENNDNRPVTFTRDTQEIGLKQGLEMLNIFKSYTAKTSLLDDFIFYEDREKSLKAKRSSKPATLKMETYDNNDITKHINSGGRNVDDESAGIRMASDRASLISLTKNLSLNGCP from the exons ATGTCTTCTTTATTGGATTCCAACTCTAGCATCAAAGGTGAGACTGATCAAGATTCAGTTGGAGAGCATGGTGTTTACTATCAACCTACTAGCTGTTACAATTATTATTACCCAG GTTATAATGGATCGTTTACACAGATGGATGATCATGGTTATTTACACGCTAATAATCAGCATACG GGTGTGCAGTCTGACAATGGTTCAATGGTCTATTATCTTCCGGGCTATAACCCATATGCCCCGGGAACTCTTATGGGAATTGACGGCCAAGGTGTTGGTCAACAGCAGTATTTTCCTTCCTCAGGATATATGCAACCTCCTGTTTCCTATGGTTCAGAAGCTGCGCCATGTTATTCATGGGATACAACATTTGTTGGAGACGTCTCTACTGCAGCGAATTCTGGTTTTGGAAATGTAAAGGTCGGTCCAGGTTCTGCTGCTTTGTCTAAGTCGGGTGGCTTTATTTCGACTAAAACCAATGGCAATCTTCATAGCAGATTTTCCAAGTCTCTCCCTCATACACAACCCTTCAAATCATTAAACAAG GTATCGCATTTGGGCAATGATTTCTCAGCGGGTCTTTTGAAGGGGTACAACCCAGCTGGAAGGTTCTCATCATTTGCTAATCAGAAGTATGGTCTTTTTCCTCCAAATGGTCACATGAACTACAAATCTAATGCGAGAATTTTGAATGGAAATGATAGATTTAAGTCCAGGGAAAACTATAACAGGAATGAAGATTTTGAATCCTCAACTGAGCTGACACGTGGTCCAAGGTCCCGAAACAAGAGTGCTCCTTTAGATTCAGCAATTGAGAAGGAAGAACTATCGTTTACAGTCCATAGAGATCAATATAATCTACCAGATTTTCAGACTGATTATGAAAAAGCGAAGTTTTATGTCATCAAGTCTTACAGTGAGGATGACGTCCATAAGTCCATTAAATATGATGTTTGGGCCAGCACTCCAAACGGCAATAAAAAACTAGATGCGTCATTTCGTGATGCTGAATCAAAATCTAGGGAGACAGGCACACAGTGtcccatcttcctcttcttctcg GTAAATGGAAGTGGACAGTTTATCGGCCTAGCTGAGATGGCTGGCCAGGTGGATTTCAATAAAGATATGGATTTCTGGCAAGTTGACAAGTGGAGTGGTTTCTTCCCAGTAAAATGGCATGTAATAAAGGACATACCTAACACTCAATTGCGGCATATTATCCTCGAAAATAATGATAACAGACCTGTAACTTTTACCCGGGACACTCAAGAG aTTGGACTGAAGCAAGGTTTGGAAATGCTGAACATATTTAAAAGCTACACAGCTAAAACATCATTGTTagatgattttattttctatgagGATCGAGAAAAGTCTCTGAAAGCCAAGAGGAGCAGTAAGCCTGCAACTTTGAAGATGGAAACTTATGACAATAATGATATTACT aaacatataaattcaggAGGGAGAAACGTTGATGATGAATCAGCTGGAATAAGGATGGCTTCCGATCGAGCATCTCTCATTTCACTCACCAAAAATCTTTCCCTCAATGGTTGCCCATGA
- the LOC18791072 gene encoding uncharacterized protein LOC18791072 isoform X4, protein MAGEKKIEKGEPISTVLTADSVTGLSQQEVVSGKDGIPSDPIPSMSSLLDSNSSIKGYNGSFTQMDDHGYLHANNQHTGVQSDNGSMVYYLPGYNPYAPGTLMGIDGQGVGQQQYFPSSGYMQPPVSYGSEAAPCYSWDTTFVGDVSTAANSGFGNVKVGPGSAALSKSGGFISTKTNGNLHSRFSKSLPHTQPFKSLNKVSHLGNDFSAGLLKGYNPAGRFSSFANQKYGLFPPNGHMNYKSNARILNGNDRFKSRENYNRNEDFESSTELTRGPRSRNKSAPLDSAIEKEELSFTVHRDQYNLPDFQTDYEKAKFYVIKSYSEDDVHKSIKYDVWASTPNGNKKLDASFRDAESKSRETGTQCPIFLFFSVNGSGQFIGLAEMAGQVDFNKDMDFWQVDKWSGFFPVKWHVIKDIPNTQLRHIILENNDNRPVTFTRDTQEIGLKQGLEMLNIFKSYTAKTSLLDDFIFYEDREKSLKAKRSSKPATLKMETYDNNDITKHINSGGRNVDDESAGIRMASDRASLISLTKNLSLNGCP, encoded by the exons GAGAGCCTATATCCACTGTACTGACGGCAGATTCTGTTACCGGATTGAGTCAGCAAGAAGTG GTATCTGGAAAAGACGGAATACCATCTGATCCAATCCCCTCCATGTCTTCTTTATTGGATTCCAACTCTAGCATCAAAG GTTATAATGGATCGTTTACACAGATGGATGATCATGGTTATTTACACGCTAATAATCAGCATACG GGTGTGCAGTCTGACAATGGTTCAATGGTCTATTATCTTCCGGGCTATAACCCATATGCCCCGGGAACTCTTATGGGAATTGACGGCCAAGGTGTTGGTCAACAGCAGTATTTTCCTTCCTCAGGATATATGCAACCTCCTGTTTCCTATGGTTCAGAAGCTGCGCCATGTTATTCATGGGATACAACATTTGTTGGAGACGTCTCTACTGCAGCGAATTCTGGTTTTGGAAATGTAAAGGTCGGTCCAGGTTCTGCTGCTTTGTCTAAGTCGGGTGGCTTTATTTCGACTAAAACCAATGGCAATCTTCATAGCAGATTTTCCAAGTCTCTCCCTCATACACAACCCTTCAAATCATTAAACAAG GTATCGCATTTGGGCAATGATTTCTCAGCGGGTCTTTTGAAGGGGTACAACCCAGCTGGAAGGTTCTCATCATTTGCTAATCAGAAGTATGGTCTTTTTCCTCCAAATGGTCACATGAACTACAAATCTAATGCGAGAATTTTGAATGGAAATGATAGATTTAAGTCCAGGGAAAACTATAACAGGAATGAAGATTTTGAATCCTCAACTGAGCTGACACGTGGTCCAAGGTCCCGAAACAAGAGTGCTCCTTTAGATTCAGCAATTGAGAAGGAAGAACTATCGTTTACAGTCCATAGAGATCAATATAATCTACCAGATTTTCAGACTGATTATGAAAAAGCGAAGTTTTATGTCATCAAGTCTTACAGTGAGGATGACGTCCATAAGTCCATTAAATATGATGTTTGGGCCAGCACTCCAAACGGCAATAAAAAACTAGATGCGTCATTTCGTGATGCTGAATCAAAATCTAGGGAGACAGGCACACAGTGtcccatcttcctcttcttctcg GTAAATGGAAGTGGACAGTTTATCGGCCTAGCTGAGATGGCTGGCCAGGTGGATTTCAATAAAGATATGGATTTCTGGCAAGTTGACAAGTGGAGTGGTTTCTTCCCAGTAAAATGGCATGTAATAAAGGACATACCTAACACTCAATTGCGGCATATTATCCTCGAAAATAATGATAACAGACCTGTAACTTTTACCCGGGACACTCAAGAG aTTGGACTGAAGCAAGGTTTGGAAATGCTGAACATATTTAAAAGCTACACAGCTAAAACATCATTGTTagatgattttattttctatgagGATCGAGAAAAGTCTCTGAAAGCCAAGAGGAGCAGTAAGCCTGCAACTTTGAAGATGGAAACTTATGACAATAATGATATTACT aaacatataaattcaggAGGGAGAAACGTTGATGATGAATCAGCTGGAATAAGGATGGCTTCCGATCGAGCATCTCTCATTTCACTCACCAAAAATCTTTCCCTCAATGGTTGCCCATGA
- the LOC18791072 gene encoding uncharacterized protein LOC18791072 isoform X1 gives MAGEKKIEKGEPISTVLTADSVTGLSQQEVVSGKDGIPSDPIPSMSSLLDSNSSIKGETDQDSVGEHGVYYQPTSCYNYYYPAGYNGSFTQMDDHGYLHANNQHTGVQSDNGSMVYYLPGYNPYAPGTLMGIDGQGVGQQQYFPSSGYMQPPVSYGSEAAPCYSWDTTFVGDVSTAANSGFGNVKVGPGSAALSKSGGFISTKTNGNLHSRFSKSLPHTQPFKSLNKVSHLGNDFSAGLLKGYNPAGRFSSFANQKYGLFPPNGHMNYKSNARILNGNDRFKSRENYNRNEDFESSTELTRGPRSRNKSAPLDSAIEKEELSFTVHRDQYNLPDFQTDYEKAKFYVIKSYSEDDVHKSIKYDVWASTPNGNKKLDASFRDAESKSRETGTQCPIFLFFSVNGSGQFIGLAEMAGQVDFNKDMDFWQVDKWSGFFPVKWHVIKDIPNTQLRHIILENNDNRPVTFTRDTQEIGLKQGLEMLNIFKSYTAKTSLLDDFIFYEDREKSLKAKRSSKPATLKMETYDNNDITKHINSGGRNVDDESAGIRMASDRASLISLTKNLSLNGCP, from the exons GAGAGCCTATATCCACTGTACTGACGGCAGATTCTGTTACCGGATTGAGTCAGCAAGAAGTG GTATCTGGAAAAGACGGAATACCATCTGATCCAATCCCCTCCATGTCTTCTTTATTGGATTCCAACTCTAGCATCAAAGGTGAGACTGATCAAGATTCAGTTGGAGAGCATGGTGTTTACTATCAACCTACTAGCTGTTACAATTATTATTACCCAG CAGGTTATAATGGATCGTTTACACAGATGGATGATCATGGTTATTTACACGCTAATAATCAGCATACG GGTGTGCAGTCTGACAATGGTTCAATGGTCTATTATCTTCCGGGCTATAACCCATATGCCCCGGGAACTCTTATGGGAATTGACGGCCAAGGTGTTGGTCAACAGCAGTATTTTCCTTCCTCAGGATATATGCAACCTCCTGTTTCCTATGGTTCAGAAGCTGCGCCATGTTATTCATGGGATACAACATTTGTTGGAGACGTCTCTACTGCAGCGAATTCTGGTTTTGGAAATGTAAAGGTCGGTCCAGGTTCTGCTGCTTTGTCTAAGTCGGGTGGCTTTATTTCGACTAAAACCAATGGCAATCTTCATAGCAGATTTTCCAAGTCTCTCCCTCATACACAACCCTTCAAATCATTAAACAAG GTATCGCATTTGGGCAATGATTTCTCAGCGGGTCTTTTGAAGGGGTACAACCCAGCTGGAAGGTTCTCATCATTTGCTAATCAGAAGTATGGTCTTTTTCCTCCAAATGGTCACATGAACTACAAATCTAATGCGAGAATTTTGAATGGAAATGATAGATTTAAGTCCAGGGAAAACTATAACAGGAATGAAGATTTTGAATCCTCAACTGAGCTGACACGTGGTCCAAGGTCCCGAAACAAGAGTGCTCCTTTAGATTCAGCAATTGAGAAGGAAGAACTATCGTTTACAGTCCATAGAGATCAATATAATCTACCAGATTTTCAGACTGATTATGAAAAAGCGAAGTTTTATGTCATCAAGTCTTACAGTGAGGATGACGTCCATAAGTCCATTAAATATGATGTTTGGGCCAGCACTCCAAACGGCAATAAAAAACTAGATGCGTCATTTCGTGATGCTGAATCAAAATCTAGGGAGACAGGCACACAGTGtcccatcttcctcttcttctcg GTAAATGGAAGTGGACAGTTTATCGGCCTAGCTGAGATGGCTGGCCAGGTGGATTTCAATAAAGATATGGATTTCTGGCAAGTTGACAAGTGGAGTGGTTTCTTCCCAGTAAAATGGCATGTAATAAAGGACATACCTAACACTCAATTGCGGCATATTATCCTCGAAAATAATGATAACAGACCTGTAACTTTTACCCGGGACACTCAAGAG aTTGGACTGAAGCAAGGTTTGGAAATGCTGAACATATTTAAAAGCTACACAGCTAAAACATCATTGTTagatgattttattttctatgagGATCGAGAAAAGTCTCTGAAAGCCAAGAGGAGCAGTAAGCCTGCAACTTTGAAGATGGAAACTTATGACAATAATGATATTACT aaacatataaattcaggAGGGAGAAACGTTGATGATGAATCAGCTGGAATAAGGATGGCTTCCGATCGAGCATCTCTCATTTCACTCACCAAAAATCTTTCCCTCAATGGTTGCCCATGA
- the LOC18791072 gene encoding uncharacterized protein LOC18791072 isoform X3, translating to MAGEKKIEKGEPISTVLTADSVTGLSQQEVVSGKDGIPSDPIPSMSSLLDSNSSIKAGYNGSFTQMDDHGYLHANNQHTGVQSDNGSMVYYLPGYNPYAPGTLMGIDGQGVGQQQYFPSSGYMQPPVSYGSEAAPCYSWDTTFVGDVSTAANSGFGNVKVGPGSAALSKSGGFISTKTNGNLHSRFSKSLPHTQPFKSLNKVSHLGNDFSAGLLKGYNPAGRFSSFANQKYGLFPPNGHMNYKSNARILNGNDRFKSRENYNRNEDFESSTELTRGPRSRNKSAPLDSAIEKEELSFTVHRDQYNLPDFQTDYEKAKFYVIKSYSEDDVHKSIKYDVWASTPNGNKKLDASFRDAESKSRETGTQCPIFLFFSVNGSGQFIGLAEMAGQVDFNKDMDFWQVDKWSGFFPVKWHVIKDIPNTQLRHIILENNDNRPVTFTRDTQEIGLKQGLEMLNIFKSYTAKTSLLDDFIFYEDREKSLKAKRSSKPATLKMETYDNNDITKHINSGGRNVDDESAGIRMASDRASLISLTKNLSLNGCP from the exons GAGAGCCTATATCCACTGTACTGACGGCAGATTCTGTTACCGGATTGAGTCAGCAAGAAGTG GTATCTGGAAAAGACGGAATACCATCTGATCCAATCCCCTCCATGTCTTCTTTATTGGATTCCAACTCTAGCATCAAAG CAGGTTATAATGGATCGTTTACACAGATGGATGATCATGGTTATTTACACGCTAATAATCAGCATACG GGTGTGCAGTCTGACAATGGTTCAATGGTCTATTATCTTCCGGGCTATAACCCATATGCCCCGGGAACTCTTATGGGAATTGACGGCCAAGGTGTTGGTCAACAGCAGTATTTTCCTTCCTCAGGATATATGCAACCTCCTGTTTCCTATGGTTCAGAAGCTGCGCCATGTTATTCATGGGATACAACATTTGTTGGAGACGTCTCTACTGCAGCGAATTCTGGTTTTGGAAATGTAAAGGTCGGTCCAGGTTCTGCTGCTTTGTCTAAGTCGGGTGGCTTTATTTCGACTAAAACCAATGGCAATCTTCATAGCAGATTTTCCAAGTCTCTCCCTCATACACAACCCTTCAAATCATTAAACAAG GTATCGCATTTGGGCAATGATTTCTCAGCGGGTCTTTTGAAGGGGTACAACCCAGCTGGAAGGTTCTCATCATTTGCTAATCAGAAGTATGGTCTTTTTCCTCCAAATGGTCACATGAACTACAAATCTAATGCGAGAATTTTGAATGGAAATGATAGATTTAAGTCCAGGGAAAACTATAACAGGAATGAAGATTTTGAATCCTCAACTGAGCTGACACGTGGTCCAAGGTCCCGAAACAAGAGTGCTCCTTTAGATTCAGCAATTGAGAAGGAAGAACTATCGTTTACAGTCCATAGAGATCAATATAATCTACCAGATTTTCAGACTGATTATGAAAAAGCGAAGTTTTATGTCATCAAGTCTTACAGTGAGGATGACGTCCATAAGTCCATTAAATATGATGTTTGGGCCAGCACTCCAAACGGCAATAAAAAACTAGATGCGTCATTTCGTGATGCTGAATCAAAATCTAGGGAGACAGGCACACAGTGtcccatcttcctcttcttctcg GTAAATGGAAGTGGACAGTTTATCGGCCTAGCTGAGATGGCTGGCCAGGTGGATTTCAATAAAGATATGGATTTCTGGCAAGTTGACAAGTGGAGTGGTTTCTTCCCAGTAAAATGGCATGTAATAAAGGACATACCTAACACTCAATTGCGGCATATTATCCTCGAAAATAATGATAACAGACCTGTAACTTTTACCCGGGACACTCAAGAG aTTGGACTGAAGCAAGGTTTGGAAATGCTGAACATATTTAAAAGCTACACAGCTAAAACATCATTGTTagatgattttattttctatgagGATCGAGAAAAGTCTCTGAAAGCCAAGAGGAGCAGTAAGCCTGCAACTTTGAAGATGGAAACTTATGACAATAATGATATTACT aaacatataaattcaggAGGGAGAAACGTTGATGATGAATCAGCTGGAATAAGGATGGCTTCCGATCGAGCATCTCTCATTTCACTCACCAAAAATCTTTCCCTCAATGGTTGCCCATGA
- the LOC18791072 gene encoding uncharacterized protein LOC18791072 isoform X2, whose product MAGEKKIEKGEPISTVLTADSVTGLSQQEVVSGKDGIPSDPIPSMSSLLDSNSSIKGETDQDSVGEHGVYYQPTSCYNYYYPGYNGSFTQMDDHGYLHANNQHTGVQSDNGSMVYYLPGYNPYAPGTLMGIDGQGVGQQQYFPSSGYMQPPVSYGSEAAPCYSWDTTFVGDVSTAANSGFGNVKVGPGSAALSKSGGFISTKTNGNLHSRFSKSLPHTQPFKSLNKVSHLGNDFSAGLLKGYNPAGRFSSFANQKYGLFPPNGHMNYKSNARILNGNDRFKSRENYNRNEDFESSTELTRGPRSRNKSAPLDSAIEKEELSFTVHRDQYNLPDFQTDYEKAKFYVIKSYSEDDVHKSIKYDVWASTPNGNKKLDASFRDAESKSRETGTQCPIFLFFSVNGSGQFIGLAEMAGQVDFNKDMDFWQVDKWSGFFPVKWHVIKDIPNTQLRHIILENNDNRPVTFTRDTQEIGLKQGLEMLNIFKSYTAKTSLLDDFIFYEDREKSLKAKRSSKPATLKMETYDNNDITKHINSGGRNVDDESAGIRMASDRASLISLTKNLSLNGCP is encoded by the exons GAGAGCCTATATCCACTGTACTGACGGCAGATTCTGTTACCGGATTGAGTCAGCAAGAAGTG GTATCTGGAAAAGACGGAATACCATCTGATCCAATCCCCTCCATGTCTTCTTTATTGGATTCCAACTCTAGCATCAAAGGTGAGACTGATCAAGATTCAGTTGGAGAGCATGGTGTTTACTATCAACCTACTAGCTGTTACAATTATTATTACCCAG GTTATAATGGATCGTTTACACAGATGGATGATCATGGTTATTTACACGCTAATAATCAGCATACG GGTGTGCAGTCTGACAATGGTTCAATGGTCTATTATCTTCCGGGCTATAACCCATATGCCCCGGGAACTCTTATGGGAATTGACGGCCAAGGTGTTGGTCAACAGCAGTATTTTCCTTCCTCAGGATATATGCAACCTCCTGTTTCCTATGGTTCAGAAGCTGCGCCATGTTATTCATGGGATACAACATTTGTTGGAGACGTCTCTACTGCAGCGAATTCTGGTTTTGGAAATGTAAAGGTCGGTCCAGGTTCTGCTGCTTTGTCTAAGTCGGGTGGCTTTATTTCGACTAAAACCAATGGCAATCTTCATAGCAGATTTTCCAAGTCTCTCCCTCATACACAACCCTTCAAATCATTAAACAAG GTATCGCATTTGGGCAATGATTTCTCAGCGGGTCTTTTGAAGGGGTACAACCCAGCTGGAAGGTTCTCATCATTTGCTAATCAGAAGTATGGTCTTTTTCCTCCAAATGGTCACATGAACTACAAATCTAATGCGAGAATTTTGAATGGAAATGATAGATTTAAGTCCAGGGAAAACTATAACAGGAATGAAGATTTTGAATCCTCAACTGAGCTGACACGTGGTCCAAGGTCCCGAAACAAGAGTGCTCCTTTAGATTCAGCAATTGAGAAGGAAGAACTATCGTTTACAGTCCATAGAGATCAATATAATCTACCAGATTTTCAGACTGATTATGAAAAAGCGAAGTTTTATGTCATCAAGTCTTACAGTGAGGATGACGTCCATAAGTCCATTAAATATGATGTTTGGGCCAGCACTCCAAACGGCAATAAAAAACTAGATGCGTCATTTCGTGATGCTGAATCAAAATCTAGGGAGACAGGCACACAGTGtcccatcttcctcttcttctcg GTAAATGGAAGTGGACAGTTTATCGGCCTAGCTGAGATGGCTGGCCAGGTGGATTTCAATAAAGATATGGATTTCTGGCAAGTTGACAAGTGGAGTGGTTTCTTCCCAGTAAAATGGCATGTAATAAAGGACATACCTAACACTCAATTGCGGCATATTATCCTCGAAAATAATGATAACAGACCTGTAACTTTTACCCGGGACACTCAAGAG aTTGGACTGAAGCAAGGTTTGGAAATGCTGAACATATTTAAAAGCTACACAGCTAAAACATCATTGTTagatgattttattttctatgagGATCGAGAAAAGTCTCTGAAAGCCAAGAGGAGCAGTAAGCCTGCAACTTTGAAGATGGAAACTTATGACAATAATGATATTACT aaacatataaattcaggAGGGAGAAACGTTGATGATGAATCAGCTGGAATAAGGATGGCTTCCGATCGAGCATCTCTCATTTCACTCACCAAAAATCTTTCCCTCAATGGTTGCCCATGA